The region CGGGCAATGGCGTTATGCTTTGAACCTCCGCTGACGAAGCATAGATTTATATCCATCTCTGTATTTAAACTTTTCAGCAGGCGGGCCATTAATTTATTGGCATTTGCTCTGCCCTTATGTATTTCCGCTCCGGAGTGTCCGCCCTGCAGACCTGATATATCAATGGTAAAAGCCGCCCGTCCGGGATTTACACGTTCCCATATGATAGGAATATTGATCTTGGAGGTACAGCCGCCTGCACAGCTTACTGTCAGAATTCCCTCTTCCTCAGAGTCAATATTAATAAGTGTTTTACCTGATACATTTTTTGGATCCAACACATGGGCGCCATCCATTCCCGTCTCTTCAGAAGTGGTAACCACCAATTCCACCGGCGGATGTTCCAGCGTATCTGAAGCCAGAACAGCCATTCCCATGGCGACCGCGATCCCGTCGTCCCCTCCGAGAGTCGTTCCGTCTGCGCAAAGCATATCCCCAACGATTTTCAACGGAATGGGGTCTGTCAGAAAATCATGGGTTACATCAGGCCTTTTCTCACAGACCATATCCATATGCCCCTGGATCACAACGCCGGGGCTGTCCTCATAGCCCCTGGTACCCGGCTTCTTAATGATTACATTCAGCGCTTTATCCTGTATGACCTCCAGCTTGTGCTCCTTTGCAAAAGAGACTAAATAATCGCTGATTCTTCTTTCATTTCCCGAACCTCTGGGAATACGGCTGATTTCCTCAAAATACTGAAACACTTCAACCGGTTCCATGTTTACCAATGCTTTGCTACCCACGGTATATTTCTCCTTTACTAAAAAATTTGCCCTCTATGTATTGAAAAACAGGTTTTCAGGCAAAAACCCAATAATATATTATCACAAACAAAATCAAAATACAATGGACACATTTGTGCATTGTGTACAATTTTATTCGACATCTTTCTCATTATTTATGCAAAATTCTACAATATTCTTGATCTATAGCCATATTTTATGATTTAATGAATAAATTTGCATTCAAACACCGTCCAATCCTGCCAAGCTTCCTATATCCCTTACGATAAACTGCATTGCCCCCCCAATGATCTTCCGGCGATATCATAAACAAGCAGAACTTTCGTATGTTTCAAAAAACCTTTCGATGAATCATTTTTTCTTTTATGGAATCGATGAATAAATATATGAAAAAAGTGCGTTTCCGGACATGGAAACGCACTTTTTTCATTTCAGATTAAAATCAAATCTAACGCAGCAATATCCGTAACACCACAAGAAACATAATCGGTTCATCGGTTCTATTCAAGAGGTTCTATCCCCACATCCATGCTTCCGGACCGGAACCCTTCCAAATCCATAGTAATATAAGAAAATCCCAGTTCTTTTAAGTAAGAGACAATCTCACTGCTCCTCTCCATCAACTCTCCCATGGCCTCCCGGTCTACCTCAATACGGACAATGTCTTTATGAAGCCTTAGCCGCACATTTCCTTTCACAAGAGAGCTTACAAATTCCTCTCCTCTTCCAATACGGTTTAAGATATCATAATCAATTTCCGTATTATATGGAAGGCGGGTCGCCATACATGGAGCGGAGGGCCTGGACGCCACGGAGATTCCGTACCAGGAGGCCAGCGCTTTGACCTGGGCCTTGGTGATATGAAGTTCTGCCAGAGGGCTGATGATCCCAAGCTCTCTTAAAGCCTTGATTCCCGGACGGTAAACATGCAGATCATCTTCATTGGTACCATCCATGATATAAGGGATGTTCATTTTCCCGGCAAAATCCTTCAAAGACCGGAACAGCTTCTTTTTGCAGAGATAGCACCGGTTTACAGGGTTAAAGCGTATTTCCTTCTGTTCCAGCTCATTGACGGAAACCACCCTATGAACTCCCCCCAGTTCCTTTGCCACTCTGGCGGCGATCTCCAGATCACAGGAGGGATGGAGGCGGCTGTCAAAGGTCACTGCATAAACGGTTTTTCCCATCTTTTCTGCAGCCTCTGCCGCCACCTTAAGCAATAAACTTGAATCCACTCCCCCGGAAAAAGCCAGGCAAATATCCTCTTTGGCATAAACCGAAATCCTCTGCTCCAGCCTCTTCTTTATTTCCATCATGCTCTGTTCCATTATTTGTCCGCCTCTCTGCGTATGATGCTGTATATGGTCTGGTAATCCATCCCATTTTGTCTGCAAATGCTTCTTACACTTTCAAATTCCGGGTAACAGAACGTCCTGCCCTTGTATGTGCAGATTTTCACCTCTGCCTCCCCGAATTCCGTCATAACCTTTCTCTTCATCCGGTCCAGAACAGTTCTGGATACCGGATACCGCCTCACACCGATGGTGGTGGTCTGAAGGAACAGGATATCTTCCATTCTGCTAATGGTCTCTTCCGGGCAGATCAGGCTGAGCATATAGGCAGGGCGGTTCTTTTTCATATAAACAGGCGTATACCAGACATCGGCGGCTCCCGCCTCCAATAAGGACTCCATGGCAAGACCAAAGGCTTCCCCGCCGCAGTCATCAATGTTGGCTTCCAAAACCCACATCCGGTCTTCTTCCTCCTTTTCCTCATCCAAGAGAATCATGGCCCGCAGGACATTTGCCTGTTTAAAGTCCTTTTTCCCTGCTCCGATTCCGGTTTTTAAAATCTGAAAGGTGGAGGGCAAATCCTTTCCTGTGCCAAGAGCTGCCGCTATGGCGGCTCCGGTGGGAGTTACCATTTCCCCTTCATTATCTGTAAAACGAAGTTTCAGTCCATGGGCCGAAACGATATTGGCCGTTGCTGGAACAGGGACCGGGATGACTCCATGCTGACAGCGGACGCTGCCGTATCCTTCTGACAGAGGAGATACCAGGATTTCATCGACTCCCAGGCTGTCCACACAAACTGCCACGCCGATGATATCCACAATGGAATCAATGGCTCCTACTTCATGAAAATGAACCTCTTCCACAGGAATGCCATGAGCCTTTGACTCAGCCTCCGCCACTATATCAAACATCCGCTTTGCCAT is a window of [Clostridium] saccharolyticum WM1 DNA encoding:
- the larE gene encoding ATP-dependent sacrificial sulfur transferase LarE, producing MEQSMMEIKKRLEQRISVYAKEDICLAFSGGVDSSLLLKVAAEAAEKMGKTVYAVTFDSRLHPSCDLEIAARVAKELGGVHRVVSVNELEQKEIRFNPVNRCYLCKKKLFRSLKDFAGKMNIPYIMDGTNEDDLHVYRPGIKALRELGIISPLAELHITKAQVKALASWYGISVASRPSAPCMATRLPYNTEIDYDILNRIGRGEEFVSSLVKGNVRLRLHKDIVRIEVDREAMGELMERSSEIVSYLKELGFSYITMDLEGFRSGSMDVGIEPLE
- a CDS encoding aminoacyl-histidine dipeptidase, with product MGSKALVNMEPVEVFQYFEEISRIPRGSGNERRISDYLVSFAKEHKLEVIQDKALNVIIKKPGTRGYEDSPGVVIQGHMDMVCEKRPDVTHDFLTDPIPLKIVGDMLCADGTTLGGDDGIAVAMGMAVLASDTLEHPPVELVVTTSEETGMDGAHVLDPKNVSGKTLINIDSEEEGILTVSCAGGCTSKINIPIIWERVNPGRAAFTIDISGLQGGHSGAEIHKGRANANKLMARLLKSLNTEMDINLCFVSGGSKHNAIARDAQAVVCVNADNVSELIAQVSGLEEIMKDEYKVPDPDIKVELKPAETMPERIMSKDTKENIINFLYLIPNGVQSVSMEIEGLVESSLNLGVVQIKEDSVEVISSIRSSVGSRKDNIYHTVAAIAGLTNGKVTAESDYPEWKYNPDSKVRRLFIDLYEKLFGKKPLISAIHAGLECAIFDKKFNGSLDMISIGPTMFGVHTAEEQLSIPSTQRTWKYLTEALKALK
- the larC gene encoding nickel pincer cofactor biosynthesis protein LarC; the encoded protein is MKKILYLECNSGISGDMTVGALLDLGADREMLIKALQSLGVDGYHLHFGRTRKCGLDAYDFDVVLKNEGHEHENDQDCNRKHIQDHSHDHSHDHDHSYGHDHDHSHDHSYDHSHDHSHGHDHSHDHDKDYSHDHDHSHDHDHRNLQDIYTIIGRLDSNEQVKTMAKRMFDIVAEAESKAHGIPVEEVHFHEVGAIDSIVDIIGVAVCVDSLGVDEILVSPLSEGYGSVRCQHGVIPVPVPATANIVSAHGLKLRFTDNEGEMVTPTGAAIAAALGTGKDLPSTFQILKTGIGAGKKDFKQANVLRAMILLDEEKEEEDRMWVLEANIDDCGGEAFGLAMESLLEAGAADVWYTPVYMKKNRPAYMLSLICPEETISRMEDILFLQTTTIGVRRYPVSRTVLDRMKRKVMTEFGEAEVKICTYKGRTFCYPEFESVRSICRQNGMDYQTIYSIIRREADK